One Gloeobacter morelensis MG652769 DNA window includes the following coding sequences:
- a CDS encoding transposase, producing the protein METGELLEVIDSHKQKEIIESLCLQALEVREAIEEVSIDMWGGFRKVVQEAFPNAVIVYDRFHVMRMVNEEVKKIARQCGLGKRKEQFLLLKNGVDLNAGQKVQLETYLQIDKRLRKAYEYKEEFRWIYERSQSVDEGQQKLEDWLLKARKVYGKVV; encoded by the coding sequence ATCGAGACTGGCGAATTGCTGGAGGTCATCGATAGTCACAAACAAAAAGAGATCATTGAAAGCCTTTGCCTGCAAGCGCTTGAGGTGCGCGAAGCTATTGAAGAAGTGAGCATCGACATGTGGGGAGGTTTTCGAAAGGTTGTCCAGGAAGCCTTTCCCAATGCTGTGATTGTCTACGACCGGTTTCACGTGATGCGGATGGTGAACGAAGAGGTCAAGAAGATTGCTCGCCAATGTGGCTTGGGCAAGCGCAAGGAGCAATTTTTGCTCCTAAAGAATGGAGTGGACTTGAATGCCGGGCAGAAAGTTCAGCTAGAAACCTATCTGCAGATCGACAAACGTTTACGCAAAGCGTATGAATACAAAGAGGAATTTCGGTGGATTTATGAGAGGAGTCAGAGTGTAGATGAAGGTCAGCAGAAGTTGGAAGACTGGCTTTTGA